One genomic window of Halorhabdus sp. CBA1104 includes the following:
- a CDS encoding YMGG-like glycine zipper-containing protein, which yields MGKRMQKALSRAKFAAAGGAIGAAAGAVISRNAASTGAGVGALVGATIGEKRVDLGDMAEKVTDRSAE from the coding sequence ATGGGAAAACGAATGCAGAAAGCCCTGAGTCGAGCGAAGTTCGCCGCGGCCGGTGGAGCGATCGGTGCCGCCGCCGGTGCCGTGATCAGCCGCAATGCCGCCAGCACGGGCGCGGGCGTGGGCGCACTCGTCGGTGCGACGATCGGCGAGAAACGCGTCGACTTGGGTGACATGGCCGAGAAAGTCACGGACCGTTCCGCCGAGTGA
- a CDS encoding type IV pilin — protein sequence MFSESSRAATPVVGNILLVAIVVVLAATAATFALGVAEDGTQPGPIVGQSSGELLIQDGYDGGKVNITHVAGDTLSASDLEIAVDAQAACGKSGRLVNLPADGGDPQPESEYVRGEDIFDNSANAVGGPIGEAGGQWTAGETATFRIAGTPCQLNSGETITVRVVHTPTNAVVIEQTLSAT from the coding sequence GTGTTCTCCGAATCATCGCGGGCGGCGACACCGGTCGTCGGGAATATTTTGCTGGTCGCGATCGTGGTGGTACTCGCCGCGACGGCCGCCACGTTTGCACTCGGGGTTGCCGAGGACGGGACCCAACCCGGCCCGATCGTCGGCCAGTCGAGCGGGGAACTTCTAATCCAAGACGGATACGACGGTGGCAAAGTGAATATTACGCATGTTGCCGGAGACACACTGTCGGCTTCCGATCTCGAAATTGCCGTCGATGCACAGGCAGCCTGTGGGAAGTCCGGACGGTTGGTGAACTTACCTGCGGATGGTGGCGATCCGCAACCGGAGAGCGAGTACGTGCGTGGTGAGGATATTTTCGATAACTCTGCTAATGCAGTGGGTGGGCCGATTGGTGAAGCAGGCGGACAGTGGACAGCAGGCGAGACTGCAACATTCCGGATCGCCGGGACACCATGCCAACTCAACAGCGGTGAGACGATCACTGTCCGCGTCGTCCATACGCCGACAAACGCGGTCGTAATCGAACAAACGTTGTCCGCAACCTAA